Proteins from a genomic interval of Cucumis melo cultivar AY chromosome 7, USDA_Cmelo_AY_1.0, whole genome shotgun sequence:
- the LOC103494706 gene encoding embryo-specific protein ATS3A-like: METLKKATISFCFLFAIFSFSESSRSILHQPHPQPLESFKINNTQNARSCSYTVTIKTSCSSPAYTRDYISIAFGDAYGNQVYVPRIDDPSSRAFERCSTDRYDLKGPCTYQVCYVYLYRSGYDGWKVDKVTISSYSSRSVTFNYNSKIPNDVWFGFNFCSGHQAVESTAAM; the protein is encoded by the exons ATGGAAACTTTGAAGAAAGCAACTATTtccttttgtttcctcttcgcCATTTTCAGCTTCTCAGAATCATCTAGATCCATCCTTCATCAGCCGCATCCTCAGCCTCTTGAATCCTTCAAAATCAACAATACCCAG AATGCAAGGAGCTGTTCGTACACGGTAACAATAAAAACAAGCTGTTCATCGCCTGCTTATACTCGGGATTACATCAGTATTGCATTTGGAGATGCATATGGGAATCAG GTATATGTACCGAGGATTGATGATCCATCTTCAAGGGCATTTGAGCGCTGCTCTACAGACAGATATGACTTAAAGGGACCATGCACGTACCAAGTATGCTATGTGTACCTCTACCGGAGCGGATACGATGGATGGAAAGTGGACAAAGTAACCATCAGTAGCTACTCTTCAAGATCCGTTACTTTTAACTACAACTCGAAGATTCCCAATGATGTTTGGTTTGGTTTTAATTTCTGCTCTGGGCATCAAGCTGTGGAATCTACTGCAGCAATGTAA